A single window of Synechocystis sp. PCC 7509 DNA harbors:
- a CDS encoding Lrp/AsnC family transcriptional regulator, with protein MRQDHQKLGRTLFNCRLTTGYQGVDGVQLNLDELDIEIVRFLHKDGRMPFTEIAKKIGMSEATIRNRVQRLTNSGAITIQAYLNPNKLGFRNIALITLKMVDLNRAQAVASELVDQDSVSYVAFVAGSYDLFIEVTYDTNDGLLNFLAALRVKSGVSNCETAIVLKLLKTQYSFQIKSVKP; from the coding sequence ATGAGGCAAGATCACCAAAAGCTTGGAAGAACCCTATTTAATTGTCGTTTAACAACTGGATACCAAGGGGTTGACGGAGTTCAGCTAAACCTAGACGAGCTTGATATTGAAATTGTTAGATTTTTGCATAAAGATGGACGGATGCCATTTACAGAAATCGCTAAAAAAATTGGTATGTCAGAAGCAACGATTCGCAATCGCGTACAACGATTGACAAATTCTGGCGCAATCACTATTCAGGCGTACTTAAATCCTAACAAGCTGGGATTTCGTAACATTGCGTTAATTACATTAAAGATGGTGGATCTAAATCGGGCGCAGGCGGTCGCCTCTGAGTTAGTCGATCAAGATTCTGTGAGCTATGTTGCCTTCGTAGCAGGTAGTTACGATTTATTTATAGAAGTTACCTACGATACAAACGACGGATTACTCAACTTTCTAGCTGCTTTAAGAGTAAAATCTGGAGTCAGCAATTGCGAAACGGCAATTGTCCTCAAGCTGCTCAAAACTCAATACTCATTCCAGATTAAGTCTGTCAAACCCTAA
- a CDS encoding winged helix-turn-helix transcriptional regulator encodes MSEQTEGTQFVQATLKILGGKWKILILWHLKDEVRRFGELKRLMPEITEKMLIGQLRELVTDGIVNRHVYSDVPPKVEYSFTDYGRTLEPVLQVLCNWGEAHLNRKNHDYKQDIAHKEMI; translated from the coding sequence ATGTCGGAACAGACGGAAGGCACTCAATTTGTGCAAGCAACGTTAAAAATCTTGGGTGGAAAATGGAAAATTTTGATTTTGTGGCATTTAAAAGATGAAGTAAGACGGTTTGGAGAACTGAAACGATTGATGCCGGAAATCACGGAAAAAATGCTGATTGGGCAACTTAGAGAACTGGTAACGGATGGGATTGTTAATCGTCATGTTTATTCAGATGTACCGCCCAAAGTTGAGTATTCCTTTACCGACTACGGCAGAACTTTGGAGCCTGTTTTACAAGTGCTTTGCAACTGGGGAGAGGCACATTTGAACCGAAAAAACCATGATTATAAGCAAGACATTGCACACAAAGAAATGATTTAA
- a CDS encoding glucose 1-dehydrogenase, which yields MASLSGKVAIVTGSSRGIGRAIAEKLGRDGANVVVTYAENQAKAEEVVQKIASFGSRASAVRVDMRKLEDVKSLFEKATAQFGKIDILINNAAGVNVFKPTVEMTEDEYNSMFDITRGVYFALQQAAHHLADNGRIVSISTSGTAMAIPAGGAYAASKAAIEHFSTALAKELGARGITVNTVSPGVTETEGLVLEPEQVNQMIAQTPLGRLGQPADITDAVALLVSDHARWITGQSIRANGGIV from the coding sequence ATGGCATCTCTTTCAGGAAAAGTGGCGATTGTTACAGGCTCATCACGTGGTATCGGTCGCGCGATTGCCGAAAAGTTAGGACGTGACGGCGCAAACGTAGTTGTTACCTATGCCGAAAACCAAGCTAAGGCGGAAGAAGTGGTGCAGAAAATCGCTTCCTTTGGATCGAGAGCTTCCGCAGTTAGGGTAGATATGCGAAAGCTAGAAGATGTGAAAAGTCTGTTTGAAAAAGCGACCGCCCAATTTGGCAAAATTGATATCTTGATTAACAATGCCGCCGGAGTCAACGTATTTAAGCCCACTGTAGAAATGACCGAGGACGAATACAATAGTATGTTTGATATCACTCGCGGGGTTTATTTTGCCCTTCAGCAAGCCGCTCATCATCTTGCTGATAACGGACGAATTGTCAGTATCTCCACCAGTGGTACAGCAATGGCAATTCCTGCGGGCGGAGCTTACGCAGCAAGCAAAGCAGCGATCGAGCATTTCAGCACCGCTTTAGCCAAAGAATTAGGCGCAAGGGGAATTACAGTTAATACTGTTTCTCCAGGTGTCACCGAAACCGAGGGCTTGGTACTGGAACCTGAGCAAGTCAATCAAATGATTGCTCAAACTCCATTGGGGCGATTAGGACAACCCGCAGATATTACCGATGCGGTCGCACTGCTAGTTTCTGATCATGCCCGTTGGATTACAGGTCAAAGTATTCGAGCCAACGGTGGTATTGTTTAG
- a CDS encoding SDR family NAD(P)-dependent oxidoreductase, translating into MNKLAGKVALIAGGTGGVGEGIVRAFLQSGATVVVPSRTPDKLNQLREHLGELERERLILIEGELSNTERAEELRAHIMEKVTQLDAVVASINGRWNQDFPLIQTSLEDWRQMLESNLTAHFIAARTFLPVLKKGSSYTLIGGGAAEQAIPNYGLVCIPAAGQLMLTQILAAESKGTGIRINEVVLHSMIATRERPSAEHPEWLTANEVGQYTAWLATDEATMVSKSIIRLYQH; encoded by the coding sequence ATGAATAAATTAGCTGGAAAAGTTGCACTAATCGCTGGCGGAACAGGCGGCGTTGGGGAGGGCATTGTGCGGGCATTTCTTCAATCCGGCGCAACCGTTGTTGTTCCCTCCCGCACTCCTGATAAACTCAACCAATTGCGCGAACATTTAGGAGAACTTGAGCGCGAACGCTTGATTCTGATTGAGGGCGAACTGAGCAATACTGAGCGCGCCGAAGAACTACGCGCTCACATTATGGAAAAAGTGACCCAGTTAGATGCGGTCGTTGCTTCCATCAACGGGAGATGGAACCAAGACTTCCCTTTAATCCAAACTTCCTTAGAGGATTGGCGACAGATGCTAGAAAGCAATTTGACCGCTCATTTCATTGCCGCTCGCACTTTTTTACCTGTTTTGAAAAAAGGTAGCAGTTACACCCTAATCGGTGGTGGTGCGGCAGAACAAGCAATTCCAAATTACGGTTTGGTTTGTATTCCTGCGGCGGGACAACTGATGCTAACGCAAATTTTAGCTGCCGAAAGTAAAGGCACTGGTATTCGGATCAATGAAGTTGTCTTGCACAGCATGATTGCTACCCGTGAACGTCCTAGTGCCGAGCATCCAGAATGGCTTACCGCCAACGAAGTAGGTCAATATACAGCTTGGCTGGCAACGGATGAAGCCACTATGGTAAGCAAGAGCATTATTCGCTTATACCAACATTAA
- a CDS encoding SDR family oxidoreductase → MQIENAVVLVTGANGGIGAEFVTALHQAGAARIYACARKLESLSRLVAADPERIVPLSLDITDQLSIQAAVSQCQDVNLLINNAGVLLNYQGCIAVPNLDDARTEMEINYFGTLAMCRAFASILKANGGGAIINILSILARVPIPMTGSYSASKAAELSMTQTVRAELAAQGTQVIAVMPGTVDTDMAKDYPPPKVSPAEVAKASLQAVIDGIEEVYPGEQATQMAAQIVDNLKAVEKQFAQMLPST, encoded by the coding sequence ATGCAGATTGAGAATGCAGTTGTCTTAGTTACTGGTGCAAATGGCGGGATTGGAGCGGAGTTTGTTACCGCACTCCACCAGGCAGGTGCTGCGCGCATTTATGCTTGCGCCCGTAAGCTTGAATCTTTGTCTAGGCTAGTTGCTGCTGACCCAGAGCGGATTGTGCCGCTCTCCCTGGATATCACCGATCAATTATCAATTCAAGCGGCGGTAAGCCAGTGTCAGGATGTTAACTTGTTGATTAACAATGCCGGAGTGCTGCTTAACTATCAGGGATGCATCGCTGTACCTAATCTGGATGATGCTAGAACCGAAATGGAGATTAACTACTTTGGTACATTGGCGATGTGTCGTGCCTTCGCCTCAATCCTCAAGGCCAACGGGGGCGGAGCAATTATCAATATCTTGTCGATATTGGCGCGAGTACCCATCCCGATGACTGGCTCCTACAGCGCTTCTAAAGCAGCAGAACTGTCGATGACACAAACCGTTCGAGCAGAACTGGCAGCCCAAGGAACTCAGGTCATTGCGGTCATGCCCGGAACTGTCGATACCGACATGGCAAAAGATTACCCACCGCCAAAAGTATCTCCCGCAGAAGTTGCAAAGGCTTCTCTACAAGCGGTGATTGACGGCATTGAGGAAGTGTACCCTGGTGAGCAGGCAACTCAAATGGCTGCCCAGATCGTTGATAATCTCAAAGCAGTTGAAAAGCAATTTGCTCAAATGTTGCCTTCAACTTAG
- a CDS encoding sensor domain-containing protein, whose amino-acid sequence MQLDNPVQKPTVNLPEPINYERILAKIALRIRQSLNLNEVLNTAVAEVRQFLHTDRVVIYRFEPDWSGIVVVESVGSDWLPTLGAAIHDTCFTTETQVQPYKQGRIRAIEDIYTENIAQCHVDLLARFQVRSNLVVPILQGDNLWGLLIAHHCSAPRRWQAWEIDLLEQLATHMAIAIQQSELYLQTQTELINRQRAEAALQKAKNELEIKVAERTRELRTTNQLLRSEILERQQVESALRVSEERYALAVNGAQDGLWDWDLKTNEVYFSSRWKSMLGNDKQFINSPEAWFNLVHPDEIERLKVEISTHIEGLTPHFESEYRIKHQDGTYRWMLSRGLAVRDSKGKAYRIAGCQTDVTGRKLAESQLLHDAFHDALTGLSNRALFMDRLGHAVERVKRQENSIFAVLFVDLDRFKVINDSLGHLCGDRLLRLCCKNLVKTENPCGRS is encoded by the coding sequence ATGCAACTTGATAACCCCGTGCAGAAGCCCACAGTGAACTTACCAGAGCCGATTAACTATGAGCGGATTTTAGCGAAGATTGCCCTTCGTATCCGTCAATCGCTTAATCTAAATGAAGTTCTTAACACCGCAGTGGCGGAAGTCAGACAATTTCTTCATACAGATCGGGTGGTTATTTATCGCTTTGAGCCAGATTGGAGCGGTATTGTGGTTGTAGAATCTGTAGGTTCAGATTGGCTACCTACCCTAGGAGCAGCAATCCATGACACTTGCTTTACTACGGAGACTCAGGTTCAGCCTTACAAACAGGGACGCATCCGAGCAATAGAAGATATTTATACAGAAAATATCGCTCAATGTCATGTTGATTTACTAGCTCGATTTCAGGTCAGATCCAACTTGGTAGTCCCTATTTTACAAGGGGATAATTTGTGGGGACTGCTGATTGCCCATCACTGTTCAGCACCACGACGATGGCAGGCTTGGGAAATTGATTTGTTAGAACAACTAGCAACCCATATGGCGATTGCTATTCAGCAGTCAGAACTTTATTTGCAAACCCAAACGGAACTAATCAATCGCCAACGAGCAGAAGCAGCTTTACAAAAAGCTAAAAATGAACTCGAAATTAAAGTAGCAGAACGAACTCGTGAACTTAGAACGACTAATCAGTTACTGCGGAGCGAAATTCTTGAACGCCAGCAAGTTGAATCCGCATTAAGAGTAAGCGAGGAACGTTATGCACTAGCTGTAAATGGCGCTCAAGACGGACTATGGGACTGGGATTTAAAAACAAACGAGGTCTATTTTTCCTCCCGTTGGAAGTCTATGCTCGGCAACGATAAGCAATTTATTAACAGTCCAGAAGCATGGTTTAACCTAGTGCATCCCGATGAAATCGAGCGGCTCAAGGTAGAAATTTCAACCCACATTGAGGGGTTGACTCCTCACTTTGAGAGTGAATACCGGATCAAGCATCAGGATGGTACTTATCGCTGGATGTTGAGCCGGGGATTAGCAGTTCGAGATTCAAAGGGGAAAGCCTACCGTATTGCAGGTTGTCAAACGGATGTGACCGGGCGTAAGTTGGCAGAGTCACAACTCCTCCATGACGCTTTCCATGATGCCCTAACAGGTTTGTCCAACCGAGCTTTATTTATGGATCGCTTAGGTCATGCAGTGGAGCGAGTGAAACGGCAGGAAAATTCTATATTTGCCGTTCTGTTTGTAGATTTAGACCGCTTCAAGGTAATTAACGATAGCCTCGGACATCTATGTGGAGATCGCTTACTAAGGTTGTGTTGCAAAAACTTAGTGAAGACAGAAAACCCCTGTGGCAGGAGTTGA
- a CDS encoding transposase — protein sequence MALFPPGKGGGEDVAYGYKGKGILIHTLTDGNGMPLANCTTAANGSEREQVMPLLNSVTVKINSPGRPRKRVKVLAGDKGYDSKDLRAALRKRGIRPQLPKRAWKTKRNRGRPIKMSVPRFQQERCFAWFQRKYRRLVVRWERI from the coding sequence ATGGCTCTTTTTCCCCCTGGGAAAGGAGGAGGTGAGGACGTTGCTTATGGCTATAAGGGCAAAGGAATTTTAATTCATACTTTGACCGACGGTAATGGTATGCCTCTGGCTAATTGCACGACCGCAGCTAATGGTAGTGAAAGAGAACAAGTGATGCCGCTATTGAATAGCGTTACTGTCAAAATTAATTCTCCTGGCAGACCCCGTAAACGGGTCAAAGTGCTGGCTGGGGACAAAGGCTATGACTCCAAAGATTTGCGTGCGGCTTTACGCAAACGTGGTATTAGACCGCAGTTGCCGAAGCGAGCCTGGAAAACTAAAAGAAATCGAGGTAGACCCATAAAAATGTCAGTCCCTCGTTTTCAACAAGAGCGCTGCTTTGCATGGTTTCAACGGAAATACCGTAGACTTGTTGTTCGATGGGAAAGAATTT
- a CDS encoding DUF4158 domain-containing protein, translating to MKRQWDAEELIENFTLTPEEIALLDNKSEVNRLGKAVLLKFFQMEARFPRKAADVPSMVVSYIARLLSLSPQQYKEYSFDGRTIERHRADIRLFFGFRKITSQDKKDLKTWLCEKILAYDRTESHLEAAAKKRLRELKLEPPSPERLERLIRSTVSKNEKIFCVGIFQQIELITLKKMDALVNTQSGLEDEQNQFKQSVFNFLKTDPGKTSLKSILKEIEKLQCIRELGLPTKLFTNVPPKIITHYRRLCCKNLVKTENPCGRS from the coding sequence TTGAAGCGTCAATGGGATGCAGAAGAACTTATAGAGAATTTTACGCTCACACCAGAAGAAATAGCGCTGCTAGACAACAAGAGTGAAGTGAATCGTCTGGGCAAAGCTGTTTTGCTGAAGTTTTTTCAAATGGAAGCAAGATTTCCACGAAAAGCGGCTGATGTACCGTCTATGGTTGTTTCCTACATAGCAAGACTGCTTTCTCTGTCACCACAGCAGTATAAAGAATATTCGTTTGATGGACGCACCATTGAACGTCATCGGGCAGATATACGTTTGTTTTTTGGCTTCCGAAAAATTACATCTCAAGATAAAAAGGATTTGAAAACTTGGCTATGCGAGAAAATTTTGGCATATGACCGTACGGAGTCCCACTTGGAAGCCGCAGCTAAAAAACGTTTGCGCGAGTTGAAGCTAGAACCACCATCTCCAGAAAGACTTGAGCGTTTAATTAGGTCTACGGTGAGTAAGAATGAAAAAATCTTTTGTGTAGGAATATTCCAGCAAATCGAGCTAATTACATTGAAGAAGATGGATGCCTTGGTCAATACCCAATCTGGACTTGAGGATGAGCAAAATCAATTTAAACAATCAGTTTTTAATTTTCTCAAGACTGACCCTGGTAAAACTAGCCTCAAAAGCATCCTTAAAGAAATAGAAAAACTCCAATGTATTCGGGAATTGGGATTACCAACCAAACTGTTTACCAATGTTCCACCTAAAATTATTACTCACTATCGTAGGTTGTGTTGCAAAAACTTAGTGAAGACAGAAAACCCCTGTGGCAGGAGTTGA
- a CDS encoding recombinase family protein, with the protein MLQGFKTHKIQRVQLVQKVAIYCRVSTTDQSCERQERDLLEYAAISNFEVVGVWKETASGTKNNRVERKLVMALAQNHSINAILVTEMTRWGRSTIDLIETLQSLQNWGVSLIAQTGLQFDLNTAQGRLIAHLMASIAEFERDLVRERVRSGVAAAKARGQKFGRQPGQRVKADKLAPKVLQMVSDGYSYRKIADSLNLSKTTVNDIIKRHRESGSQD; encoded by the coding sequence ATGCTACAAGGGTTTAAGACGCATAAAATCCAGAGGGTTCAATTGGTACAAAAAGTTGCCATTTATTGCAGAGTTTCCACCACTGACCAATCCTGTGAGCGGCAAGAACGGGATTTATTAGAATATGCCGCTATTTCAAACTTTGAGGTAGTTGGCGTTTGGAAGGAAACGGCTTCTGGGACTAAAAATAACCGCGTCGAGCGCAAACTTGTGATGGCTTTGGCTCAGAATCACAGTATTAATGCCATTTTAGTCACAGAGATGACTCGCTGGGGACGCAGCACCATTGACTTGATTGAGACGTTACAGTCACTTCAGAATTGGGGTGTTTCTTTGATTGCCCAAACCGGGCTGCAATTTGATTTGAATACCGCACAAGGTAGATTAATCGCTCATCTCATGGCATCAATTGCTGAATTTGAACGAGATTTGGTGCGAGAGAGGGTACGAAGTGGGGTGGCGGCAGCTAAAGCGCGAGGTCAAAAGTTTGGTAGGCAACCAGGACAACGGGTAAAAGCCGATAAGTTAGCCCCCAAAGTTTTGCAGATGGTTAGTGACGGGTATTCTTATCGCAAAATTGCTGATTCACTCAACCTTAGTAAAACAACGGTCAATGATATTATCAAACGCCACAGGGAATCAGGTTCTCAAGACTGA
- a CDS encoding LysR family transcriptional regulator, producing MDKLIALNVFRRVVELESFSRAADALNLSNAAVSKNVQELEKKLGTQLIHRTTRRLNLTEAGRVYFQRVSSILDELERAEEFIADLSVKPHGLLRVTAPMSLGLTHVATAIYEFQSIYPDIRIELILNDRYVDLIEEGFDVGIRGGGLVNDNSLVSHRIGDIQRVVCASPAYLKQYGEPKSPEDLKQHRCVVYTLARSPHEWSFWRGHETVSVYVDGSLKVNNSLAASQAAVAGLGLIFLPMFTVLDGLERGMLKAVLKEWSTEPLTLYAIYPKHRQHSGKLQVFIDFMSEALASIAARL from the coding sequence ATGGACAAATTAATTGCTCTGAACGTCTTTAGACGGGTCGTTGAGTTGGAGAGTTTTAGCCGTGCAGCAGATGCGCTGAACTTATCAAATGCCGCCGTCAGTAAAAATGTCCAGGAACTAGAGAAAAAACTGGGAACCCAGTTGATCCATCGGACAACCAGACGTCTGAACTTGACTGAAGCAGGACGAGTCTATTTTCAGAGGGTTTCCTCGATTCTGGATGAACTGGAACGTGCTGAAGAATTTATTGCCGATCTCTCGGTCAAACCTCACGGACTGCTTCGCGTGACAGCACCAATGTCTCTGGGTTTAACCCATGTCGCAACAGCGATTTATGAATTTCAATCCATTTATCCAGATATACGGATCGAACTTATCCTCAACGATCGCTATGTGGATCTCATTGAGGAGGGATTTGATGTGGGGATCAGAGGGGGCGGATTGGTCAACGATAATAGTCTGGTCTCACATCGCATCGGCGATATTCAACGAGTCGTTTGCGCGTCACCGGCATATCTAAAGCAGTATGGTGAACCTAAATCGCCGGAGGATCTAAAGCAGCACCGTTGTGTAGTTTACACGCTGGCACGATCGCCCCATGAATGGAGTTTTTGGCGAGGTCATGAAACAGTGTCAGTGTATGTTGATGGATCTTTAAAAGTGAACAATAGCCTTGCTGCAAGTCAAGCTGCTGTCGCGGGACTCGGTTTGATTTTTTTGCCCATGTTCACAGTCTTAGATGGATTAGAACGTGGGATGCTGAAAGCTGTCTTGAAAGAATGGTCTACGGAACCTTTGACCCTTTATGCGATTTACCCAAAACATCGCCAACACTCTGGAAAACTTCAAGTATTCATAGACTTCATGTCGGAGGCTCTTGCATCAATTGCTGCCAGACTTTAA
- a CDS encoding nuclear transport factor 2 family protein, with the protein MNQAQGYAMDKQVYGIEYFAIIDLLKRYYDALYRCDTALLATVFHANAQYFTASSGELLHLDMHSYFPIVEQRTSPESSGEPYTFSINSIELAGAVTAIAQMRCSMLGKDFIDLLSLVQLEGEWKIIAKVFHYTIHADKAILPTSQN; encoded by the coding sequence ATGAATCAAGCACAGGGCTATGCGATGGATAAACAGGTTTACGGCATTGAATATTTCGCGATCATTGATCTGCTCAAGCGATATTATGACGCTTTATATCGTTGTGATACCGCTCTCTTGGCAACCGTATTTCATGCCAATGCGCAATACTTCACGGCATCTAGCGGGGAACTATTGCACCTTGATATGCATTCCTATTTCCCGATCGTTGAGCAACGAACTTCTCCAGAATCTTCCGGTGAACCCTATACATTCTCGATCAATTCGATCGAGTTAGCTGGGGCTGTAACCGCGATCGCGCAAATGCGTTGTTCCATGCTAGGCAAAGATTTTATTGATCTCCTCAGCCTTGTTCAGCTTGAGGGCGAGTGGAAAATCATTGCTAAAGTCTTTCACTACACAATCCATGCAGACAAGGCAATATTGCCAACAAGCCAGAATTAA
- a CDS encoding tautomerase family protein, with protein sequence MPYVNIKITREDATAKQKAELIKGVTELLVRVLNKTPATTFVVIDEVATEDWGIAGVPVKGIRQGIQQQSS encoded by the coding sequence ATGCCCTATGTAAATATCAAAATCACTCGTGAAGACGCAACAGCCAAGCAAAAAGCTGAACTCATCAAAGGTGTAACAGAACTTTTGGTGCGCGTTCTAAACAAGACACCCGCAACGACATTTGTCGTTATTGATGAAGTTGCGACTGAAGATTGGGGAATTGCTGGCGTGCCTGTGAAAGGAATTCGGCAAGGCATTCAGCAACAATCATCCTGA
- a CDS encoding SDR family NAD(P)-dependent oxidoreductase produces the protein MTTQTVIITGGATGLGYAIAEAFLHNQANVILNGRTFSKLETAAQKLDQSDRIHLVAGDITDPTFAPKLVNEAVSRFGRVNVLINNAGIFAVKPFTEYSIGELDQYLNYVRGTFALTQEAVKQMRLQGNGGAIINIGTILTFHASQSIPASAPIMAKAAITAMAKNLSFELAEDRIRINTIAPGIVPTPLHGELTQETLNYLDRQHPLGRVGTPKDIADAVLYLANASWVTGVILPVDGGIASGGDGFNNRQQAA, from the coding sequence ATGACAACTCAGACTGTAATTATCACGGGCGGTGCAACTGGCTTAGGTTATGCGATTGCTGAAGCATTTTTGCACAATCAGGCGAATGTGATATTGAACGGGAGAACATTCTCAAAGCTTGAAACGGCGGCTCAAAAACTCGATCAATCCGATCGTATCCATCTTGTAGCAGGTGACATTACCGATCCGACATTTGCCCCAAAATTAGTTAACGAAGCTGTTTCCAGGTTTGGTCGAGTGAATGTACTCATTAATAATGCTGGCATCTTTGCGGTCAAACCCTTCACTGAATATAGCATTGGTGAGTTAGACCAATATCTAAACTATGTTCGCGGTACCTTTGCACTTACCCAGGAAGCCGTCAAGCAAATGCGCTTGCAAGGAAATGGCGGCGCAATTATCAACATTGGGACGATTCTCACATTCCACGCTAGCCAGTCAATTCCTGCTTCAGCACCGATTATGGCGAAAGCCGCAATTACAGCTATGGCGAAAAACCTATCCTTTGAGTTAGCCGAGGATAGGATTCGGATCAACACGATCGCGCCTGGGATTGTACCAACACCACTTCATGGTGAACTGACCCAAGAAACATTAAATTATTTAGATCGGCAGCATCCTCTGGGTCGGGTTGGCACGCCCAAAGATATCGCCGATGCCGTTCTATATTTGGCCAATGCAAGCTGGGTCACGGGGGTAATCCTCCCGGTGGATGGTGGTATTGCCTCTGGAGGAGATGGCTTTAACAATCGCCAGCAAGCTGCTTAA
- a CDS encoding excalibur calcium-binding domain-containing protein, translated as MIYGGIVLLSLSGCGASPPENTTVAPTPTTSASASPTPAASPSPKPSPSPVVTKTTSPKPSLQKTEALKKAEPVTRTPKLTVVKDEPAEAPPKKSRKRSSSGAKCSDFATQAEAKAALSANPRLDNDKDGIPCESLPKG; from the coding sequence TTGATTTACGGAGGAATTGTTTTACTCTCCTTGAGCGGATGCGGAGCATCACCACCGGAAAATACAACAGTTGCACCTACACCAACTACTTCAGCTAGCGCTTCACCTACACCAGCTGCATCGCCATCACCAAAACCTTCACCGTCTCCAGTTGTCACTAAAACGACATCACCAAAACCTTCACTTCAAAAGACAGAGGCACTTAAGAAAGCGGAACCTGTGACACGGACTCCAAAACTTACGGTAGTTAAGGATGAACCTGCTGAAGCACCCCCAAAAAAATCGCGAAAAAGAAGTAGTAGCGGGGCTAAATGCAGTGACTTTGCAACACAGGCAGAAGCTAAAGCTGCTTTAAGCGCGAACCCCAGATTAGACAACGATAAAGACGGGATACCTTGTGAGAGCTTACCAAAGGGTTAA
- a CDS encoding transposase yields the protein MVRSMALFPPGKGGGEDVAYGYKGKGILIHTLTDGNGMPLANCTTAANGSEREQVMPLLNSVTVKTNSPGRPRKRVKVLAGDKGYDSKDLRAALRKRGIRPQLPKRAWKTKRNRGRPIKMSVPRFQQERCFAWFQRKYRRLVVRWERISACFNAFISLATIHIWINRILLLG from the coding sequence ATGGTGCGGTCGATGGCTCTTTTTCCCCCTGGGAAAGGAGGAGGTGAGGACGTTGCTTATGGCTATAAGGGCAAAGGAATTTTAATTCATACTTTGACCGACGGTAATGGTATGCCTCTGGCTAATTGCACGACCGCAGCTAATGGTAGTGAAAGAGAACAAGTGATGCCGCTATTGAATAGCGTTACTGTCAAAACTAATTCTCCTGGCAGACCCCGTAAACGGGTCAAAGTGCTGGCTGGGGACAAAGGCTATGACTCCAAAGATTTGCGTGCGGCTTTACGCAAACGTGGTATTAGACCGCAGTTGCCGAAGCGAGCCTGGAAAACTAAAAGAAATCGAGGTAGACCCATAAAAATGTCAGTCCCTCGTTTTCAACAAGAGCGCTGCTTTGCATGGTTTCAACGGAAATACCGTAGACTTGTTGTTCGATGGGAAAGAATTTCTGCCTGCTTTAATGCTTTTATTTCCCTTGCAACAATTCACATTTGGATTAACAGAATTTTATTACTGGGATAG